The nucleotide window CCGCAAATAAATTTGGACAAGTTAATACAAACCCTGGTAATGGTTGTGCATTCAAATGGGACAAAAACCGAATATGCATTTCACAATGAAGGGGTAAAAGAAGGTGCGACGCTAAAATGTGATAACCCGTTAATTAATTCATTAAGCCATGCAACGGAAATTGCGAAATGGATCATTGTGGAAAGTAATTTGCGGGCATTGTATCAAGTAAATTGGCGTCAAAATCCTGCGTTAGAATGTGGCGATATTGTTTTTATCGAGGACTCATTCGGCGCACAAAAGCAAAGTCGCATTACAAAACAAGAGTATGAATTTGCTGGTTTTTTAAGTGGGAAAACCGAATCGAAAGGCGGTGTGTAAATGTGGATAACACCAAAATTAAATTGGGTAGCAACCGACTATTATAATTTCGAGGATTTAAACCGTGTGGAAAACAACACGGCGGTTGTCGCGGAATTAGTCGATTTTTTCGTATCGTTACCGCCTTTTGTTTTTGTGACTGGTCGTAATATGCAGCACATCGAATTTGCGGACAGTTTGATCCGTATTGAAAACACGCAAAATGCATTGCGTCAACGCTTTATGCCAAAAGGATGGATGACCAATAAATTAGATTGGGCGCCAAATGATCGCTTTACATTTAATGATGCAAGGCGGTTAGAAGTAAATGCAAACTTGTTATATAGGCACTACAAAGGAAATAGCGAATTAATACCGCGTTGTGGGGCTGTTATATGCGGAGAGGGGATGATATAACAATGGCTTATGAACCAACGGAATGGAAAAACCGAGAAGTTGAAAAACCGCGAACATTTAATGTTCAAAATAATGCTGACGGGACAATTACTTTAATTCCTGCAGAAGGACAAGTAACCGAGCCAGGCACGCCTATTATGGCGGTTAATATGAATAAGATTGAGAATCAGTTAGTTAAATTAGATGAAGAGTTTCAAGATTTTAACCCTATTCCTTCTGGGTTAATTTCAATGTGGAGTGGTGCAGTTAATACTATTCCAGCTGGATGGGCTTTGTGTAACGGTCAAAATGGTACTCCAAATCTACTAAATAGATTTATTGTAGGGGCTGGTTCCACATATGCCGTTGATGCGACTGGCGGATCGGATACTGTAACCCTTACAGCGGCTCAAATGCCTTTGCATTCGCACTCTGGTAGTTCGCTGTCAACTAATACAACAGGTGCACATACGCATAGTATGGGTGATAACTATGGATATATCGTAAATGCAGGATCTGGATCTAGTGAAGCGTTCAAATACAACGTTAATGCTTCTTCGCCGTCCTATACACAATCGGGAGGAAATCACAGTCATAGTATCTCTGGTAATACGGGTAGCGCTGGTTCTGGAGCCGCACACGAAAACAGACCGCCGTACTACGCGTTAGCTTACATTATGAAATTATAGGGAGTGGGAGCATATGTCAATTATAACTGGTATTAAGTTCATGTCGCTGGAGTTCGATTTCGGGAATAGTGGAAACATTGATGCACAAGTATTTGTTGAAATCGATAGCGATGGAGAAAGACAGACCATCGAACATAAATTACAGCTACATGAAGTGAGTTTCTTGGACTTCTTAACGAAAGAACAGGTGAATAATGAATTACAGATCGATGGCAATTTTAGTAGTCTAAGTCAAACATTGCGGAAATTTATTACCTATAAAGTGGCAAGTGATTTAGGTTTCGAGGTTGCTGGTATCAATTTCACCCCGGCCGAGCCGCTAAGAAACCGCATTGAATCATTACAAACGTCCCAAGCCGAGCAAGATACTATTATTATGAAATTGTTGTTAGGGGGAGCTTAATATGTATGAAATTTATTATAATTTATTCTTGCGAAACTGGAAAAGTAATGCTGCGACAGAAGCGGATATTGATAAGGCTGTAGAAAAAGGTTTTATCTCTGAAAAACAAGGTAATACAATTAAAACTACAGAACGAACAAACGCTTAGGTGTTATTTTTTATGCCTGAAAAGGAATATTCTCTCATTTTGTCGAATTAGACAAAAATGGAGGGATTGATTTGGACATAACGTTATCAGGTAAGAAAGTTGAAATTTATGAAATGGAACTACAGCTATATAAAAGAATCGAAAGAGATTATAATCGCATCTCAAATGATTTGATTGAATACATGGGATTTAGTGAAGATTATCTTCGTAACGATAAATGGTTGAAGAGATATAAAAAAGAGGATTTAGTTGTAAAAATTCATCAACAAAGAGATGTTATTAGAAAGTTAATCAGTGAATTAGAGCCTTCGAAAAAAGATGAATATATTGCACACTTAGAGCAACTGGAAAAGCAAGATGAAATATAAAAGTTAATAAAGGTAATTTCTTCCTTTTGTCGAATTCAGTAGATGAAAGGAGGGATGGATAAAATGGGTGTTCAAGATATTTTAAAGGCAATAAAAAGTGGTGAATATTTATTGGAACTTCATTCAGACAATAACGTTCCAGATGATGTAGTGATATGGGGAGCAATTACTGAAAAAGAAAACCAATCAGGATTGGGAAGACAAGAGTTTGCTTTCCGAGGCGACCAACAAAATGAGTTTTTGGTTGGACTAGCAGAAATAATTAATGACAAGTAGGTCACCAAGCACTCTGACTCTAGGGTGCTTTTCTTATGCCTTCCACAATCACTGTGGAGGGCTTTTATTATGCAGAAAAGGAAGGTGTAATATGAAAACAGACACTTTATATACATCACTTGTAGGCGGCTCCATGGCATGGGTCGCTTATTTTGTTGGTGGCATTGACCATTTAGTAAAAGCATTAGCAATCTTCATATCTATAGATTTTACACTTGGAATCATGGTCGGATTTTTGTTTAAAAACGTTGAAAGCAAAAAAGCGTTTAAAGGGTTATTGAAAAAGGCAGCTATGATACTAATGGTCATTGCGGCAGTACAACTTGACATAGCAACAGAGAGTGGAAACTTCATGCGTAATGCTATGATATTGTTCCTTATCGGTATGGAAGGTATCAGTATGATTGAAAACTTAGGCAAGCTAGGTATTCGTGTTCCTAAGTTTTTAGCAAATGCATTTTCACAGTTACAGATGGATAACGATGATAAAAAGGAGGATAAATAATGATTACTGTTTCTCCTGGACATTACGGACCAAAAACCGGTGCATATGGCTTTATAGATGAGGTTACAGAGGCTATTAATGTAGCAAAGCGAGTAACATCCATTTTACGTGCTGCAGGTATTACAACGAATTACATCGAGGATAATGTCAGTAAAAAGCAATCTCATAATATTCGATGGTTAATTACAGAGCACAATAAAACATCGCGACAAATCGACGTATCTATTCACTTTAATTCATCGGCTGGCACACATTCAAAAGGAATTGGTACTGAAACATTAATTCATAATGGTAAAAATATCGATACGGCGACAGCAATTACTGATGCAATTAGCAAGGTGAGTGGACTTAAAAACCGTGGTGTTAAAATTCGTCCAGACTTAGGATTATTAAAAGGTACAAATAAACCGTGCTATTTAATCGAGGTATGCTTTGTTAATGATAGTGTTGATGTAGCTATTTATCGTAGGGACTTTGAAAAGATTTGCCAAGCAATTGCTGAACAATTAGCGAAGGCGGTTGGTAAAACGTTGAAGCCTTCCACAACCTCTTCTGTGGAGGACAAACAACGTCAACGTGCCATTGCATTAATTAAAAAGGCTGTAGTAACAGAAGTATTCACATCTCCACATCAGGGTGTTGATAAGTATACAGATGAACAGTTGTTCGATTATGTCATGACGTATGCTGAACGATTAACTAAATGAATTTAATCCCATCTGAAGCTATAAAAAAATATTGATTAATTAAAATAGTATGATTAAAAATCCTGTGTTGATATGCAGGATTTTTTTATTTTACAATCAGGCCAGGTTATTTAGTGACTTTCATAACATTTAATGGATAATTATGTTAAAATATTGAATGGACCTTTATTAGTACAGAGAGGTGAAAAAATGAAGTCAAAAGTTAATCTAGCAATTTTAATGATTTCTGTTCTATTTACAACATTCGGTTGTTCTAAACAGAATGAAAGTATTGAAACAGAACCTTATAACGGGAAATCATTACATATTGGTATTATTGGGGAAGAACCGAATGTTAGAGAAGAACATATTCAATTTACAGGTGTAGATTTTACTGACTTGCAAGAAGTGGAAAACTTTGATGCTATATTTATTACGAAGGAAAATCTAAAGGAAGCAGATAAAGCCCAATATGCAACTGTTTATAATAACAGTCCTCGTCCATTCTTGTTTATCGAAACACAAAAAGGATATGTTCCTTTCGTTAATGAAAAAGTAGATTTTGAAAATTATCCAGATGTTGATTCTGGTGCCTATGCTTATCTTTACGATAGTAAGAGTAAAAAGTATTGGGGTTATGGATTATATAATGACGTAGTAAATGAAAAAAATATTCTAGATGTATATTCAAGAATTTTCGAAACAATTGAAGACTTGTCAGTACCGAACTAACTCTTAAAGGTTGCTAAACAGCTAAAGGAACCTATTTGTTATTCTATTAAAGGGTCAGATTGTGGAATAACAATCTGTTGTGATAAATTACCAAACGAAGCTTTTGGACGTTTAGAAGGGGTTATATTATCAACTGTCGAAATATAATTTGATGGTGGAGAAGGGAGGTACGAGGTATGAAAAACTACATATGGTATTTTCTTTTTGGTTTAATTTTAGTTTTGGTAAGCACTCCTTTATCATATAGTGCTGTTGGAATTATTTATGCAGAGAGAAACTTAACAGGAGAGTATGTTCCAATTTTAAATGGCTTCATTCATTCGTTAATGCTAATAGGGACTTTGATATTTAGTGTAGGCTTAATAAAATTAATTAAAATATCAAAAGCTTAAAATATTTAATACATACAATTTCGGTAGTGATCTTATTGATATTGTTGACGATTAATTTTGAATTGTATTATATTGTAAATGATGAAAAGGCTATTCATCGGCGTGATGTAAGAGGGTGAGCAATCACTCTCTTTTTTATTGTCAAAAAAAGAACATTTGTTCTATAATGAATACAAACGATTGTTCGTATTTTAGGGAGGATGGCAGTATGAAAAAGCAATTAGTAAAAGCAATGCAACGGAATCAATTAGTGGATATTATGTATATGGCAAAGGATAAGTCGATTACTAAACGTCGCATCAAAGTCATTGCAATGACTGGAGATAGCTTTCAAGCTTATTGCTTTGTTCGTCATGCCAAACGTGTAGTTAAAATCGATAACATATTGGCGATTACCCCTGGCATCCACAGAGATCGAGTGGTGATTTAATATGAATGCACTTATGGAATTAAGTAATGGTATACATCGATTTATCATTCTTGAAGTATTATTGAAAACGTTAGAGCGCGATCAACAGCATATAAATGATTTAAAAATGGCAGATGTATTTAATGAATGGTACACATTGAAAAACAATGAGACGTTTGAGGAATTGAAAAGTGTAAAAAGCAAATTATATAAGGCTGGATGCAAGATTGAAAAAGGGAAGAATGATGGTGCGTTTACTGAATATATCATTGTTATCAGAGGGAAAACGGACAGGAGAACGTACTCTAATATTGCTTTACGGAATTGGGTAAGAGAAGAAACAAAACGATTATTGAATATGAGTTATCAAACACCAGGCGATAGAAAATAAAACACGCTCAAAACGGTAGCGTTAGCACACTTAATGCTACAAAAACACTTTTGGACATATATATATATAAATCGACATACTCTTAAAAAGAGGTGTTTTTTTGAATAAAAAATTTTATATCGTAGGTATTATCTTCATTTCTCT belongs to Solibacillus sp. FSL R7-0682 and includes:
- a CDS encoding phage holin family protein, with protein sequence MKTDTLYTSLVGGSMAWVAYFVGGIDHLVKALAIFISIDFTLGIMVGFLFKNVESKKAFKGLLKKAAMILMVIAAVQLDIATESGNFMRNAMILFLIGMEGISMIENLGKLGIRVPKFLANAFSQLQMDNDDKKEDK
- a CDS encoding glycosyl transferase, yielding MKNYIWYFLFGLILVLVSTPLSYSAVGIIYAERNLTGEYVPILNGFIHSLMLIGTLIFSVGLIKLIKISKA
- a CDS encoding transcriptional regulator, with the protein product MKKQLVKAMQRNQLVDIMYMAKDKSITKRRIKVIAMTGDSFQAYCFVRHAKRVVKIDNILAITPGIHRDRVVI
- a CDS encoding N-acetylmuramoyl-L-alanine amidase — its product is MITVSPGHYGPKTGAYGFIDEVTEAINVAKRVTSILRAAGITTNYIEDNVSKKQSHNIRWLITEHNKTSRQIDVSIHFNSSAGTHSKGIGTETLIHNGKNIDTATAITDAISKVSGLKNRGVKIRPDLGLLKGTNKPCYLIEVCFVNDSVDVAIYRRDFEKICQAIAEQLAKAVGKTLKPSTTSSVEDKQRQRAIALIKKAVVTEVFTSPHQGVDKYTDEQLFDYVMTYAERLTK